One region of Quercus lobata isolate SW786 chromosome 2, ValleyOak3.0 Primary Assembly, whole genome shotgun sequence genomic DNA includes:
- the LOC115974446 gene encoding V-type proton ATPase 16 kDa proteolipid subunit: protein MSSSSTFSGDETAPFFGFLGAAAALVFSCMGAAYGTAKSGVGVASMGVMRPELVMKSIVPVVMAGVLGIYGLIIAVIISTGINPKAKSYYLFDGYAHLSSGLSCGLAGLSAGMAIGIVGDAGVRANAQQPKLFVGMILILIFAEALALYGLIVGIILSSRAGQSRAD, encoded by the exons atgtcttCTTCATCAACTTTCAGCGGCGATGAAACAGCCCCATTCTTTGGCTTCCTCGGCGCTGCTGCCGCCTTAGTCTTCTcct gTATGGGAGCGGCGTACGGAACGGCGAAGAGCGGAGTTGGGGTGGCGTCGATGGGTGTGATGAGGCCAGAGCTGGTGATGAAGTCGATCGTGCCGGTGGTCATGGCTGGTGTGTTGGGTATATACGGTCTCATCATTGCTGTGATTATCAGCACAGGGATTAACCCAAAGGCTAAATCCTATTACCTCTTCGATGGCTATGCCCATCTATCTTCTGGTCTCTCTTGTGGCCTCGCTGGCCTCTCTGCTGGTATGGCTATTGGTATCGTCGGTGACGCTGGTGTCAG AGCCAATGCACAACAGCCAAAGCTTTTTGTTGGGATGattcttattcttatttttgCCGAAGCACTGGCTCTCTATGGTCTCATTGTTGGCATCATCCTTTCTTCCCGAGCTGGTCAGTCCAGAGCTGACTGA